Genomic window (Verrucomicrobiia bacterium):
GCGTTCACGCGATGCACATTGATGGCGCCGCGTTGCACAACGTAAAACCCCACGGCTGCATCACCCTCGTGAAACAGATACTCACCCTTGTCGAGCACCTTGAGACTGGTGATGGTTGCAATGTTCTCCAGGTCGCTCGTCGAGAGTCCGGTAAACAACTGGCAACTGCGAAGCGTGTTGATCGTCGCCACCGTTCTGAAGTCAGTGAGCGTGGCCATGTCAGGATTCCTCCCTCCAAAAATAAACGATCCAGTCGGCGCCGGTTCCCTTTTCCACCTTCGATGCAAATCCTTCGCTTCCGAATTTCTCAACCAGGGGCGACGGCAAAAAAGGCGCCACGACCATCAGTCCCCTGCCCGCCTCCAGGGCATCCA
Coding sequences:
- a CDS encoding DUF2249 domain-containing protein; translation: MPPLKNFTRFDVRTLIGRGIEPFPEIRKRVDALEAGRGLMVVAPFLPSPLVEKFGSEGFASKVEKGTGADWIVYFWREES